Proteins encoded by one window of Electrophorus electricus isolate fEleEle1 chromosome 17, fEleEle1.pri, whole genome shotgun sequence:
- the LOC113590377 gene encoding multicilin, with amino-acid sequence MQACSCTHLPCLEQENGTCSGVTFDFVSASWTDSCEVLKMEPMPSHLDSAVELNRQLHASLQRKQEEISALKQRNAQLKELARQTEHYNITLDTSTVQAQESRVCASRCGCVRHPVGVRVTPRVCASRPGSACSYSPSASATPWRCMTPEHPLLSSLPANSELEGRPRAAWSKPPSMEDRPARDRARRHHTPSPNSTDSSWGDPGQTGVFCPPDAKRLKQNGAVHELDSEPALCHAQPFQHAPLQSRDEGPDRHPPPPGTDLVQLFGAFHGLQVMTTALPLGSDLSVDCRGEEGVCFKTSIRDHNTIRTMVFPHGKTFTSHTPDGGCRFLWVPLGTM; translated from the exons ATGCAAGCGTGCAGCTGCACACACCTGCCATGCCTCGAG CAGGAAAACGGAACGTGCTCGGGAGTCACGTTTGACTTTGTTTCAG CGTCATGGACAGACTCGTGCGAAGTGCTCAAGATGGAGCCCATGCCAAGTCATCTGGACAGCGCGGTGGAGttgaacagacag ctccATGCTAGCTTGCAGAGGAAGCAGGAGGAGATCTCAGCCTTAAAGCAGAGGAATGCACAGCTAAAGGAATTGGCGAGACAGACTGAGCATTATAACATTACACTGGAT ACCTCCACAGTGCAGGCACAGGAATCCCGTGTGTGCGCGTCAcgctgtgggtgtgtgcgtcACCCCGTGGGCGTGCGCGTCACACCCCGGGTGTGCGCGTCACGCCCTGGTTCGGCATGTTCATACAGTCCCAGTGCGTCGGCCACGCCCTGGCGCTGCATGACCCCAGAgcacccccttctctcttcgCTCCCAGCAAACTCGGAGCTGGAGGGCCGGCCACGTGCAGCGTGGTCCAAGCCTCCCAGCATGGAGGACAGGCCGGCGAGAGACAGGGCGAGGAGGCACCACACTCCCTCCCCCAACAGTACAGACAGCTCGTGGGGAGATCCTGGCCAGACCGGTGTGTTCTGCCCACCCGATGCCAAAAGGCTCAAACAGAATGGAGCGGTGCATGAGCTGGACTCTGAACCAGCCCTCTGCCATGCCCAGCCATTTCAGCATGCCCCTCTGCAGTCCAGAGACGAGGGGCCTGACCGTCACCCTCCGCCTCCCGGCACGGACCTGGTGCAGCTGTTCGGCGCGTTCCACGGGCTACAGGTGATGACGACCGCCCTGCCACTCGGCTCTGACCTGAGCGTGGACTGCAGAGGGGAGGAAGGTGTGTGCTTTAAAACCTCCATCAGAGACCACAACACCATCAGGACAATGGTCTTCCCCCACGGCAAGACCTTCACGTCTCACACGCCAGACGGAGGCTGCAGGTTCCTCTGGGTTCCTCTGGGAACCATGTAG
- the pmaip1 gene encoding phorbol-12-myristate-13-acetate-induced protein 1, whose amino-acid sequence MASKEQTVVSECACQLRRMGDMINWKYVLLHLIARNYKPVVKIK is encoded by the exons ATGGCCAGCAAAG AGCAAACCGTTGTGTCTGAATGTGCGTGCCAGCTGCGCAGAATGGGAGATATGATCAACTGGAAATACGTGTTGCTGCATTTGATTGCCAGAAACTACAAACCGGTCGTGAAGattaaatga
- the pstpip2 gene encoding proline-serine-threonine phosphatase-interacting protein 2: protein MRDLHFKDNFWSGDLNSTAGYDAVIQHLNDGKKTCKEIEDFIKARAAIEEKYAKELLGLSKKVCGQNEMNTLKRSLDVFKLQTEQVSLSHLQLAQTMRDEAKKLEEFREKQKEARKKVEQQMDTLQKQKATQYKKTMESKRTYEQKCRDKEEAEQTLNRSATTSNTKQQEKLYAKSQQAKQSAEEADRMYNQSVCVLAKIRQDWLKEHIHTCQFLEKQEVERISTLRNIVWTHLNHLSQQCVTSDELYEEVRRSLEQCDIQEDIEHFINLRRTGDKPPAPILYENFYTNQRTAPTRQPPSFSRRGPLPLPTNIEDDLEYTSVADAGYSVIR from the exons ATGAGGGACCTTCACTTCAAGGATAACTTTTGG AGCGGCGATCTCAACAGCACGGCGGGCTACGACGCCGTTATCCAACATCTCAACGACGGTAAGAAGACATGCAAAGAGATCGAGGATTTTATCAAAGCCAG agctGCGATTGAGGAGAAGTATGCCAAGGAGCTGCTGGGACTGTCCAAGAAGGTTTGCGGCCAGAATGAGATGAA cACACTGAAACGATCACTTGATGTCTTCAAACTAC agactgAACAGGTGAGTCTGTCTCACCTGCAACTGGCCCAAACTATGAGGGATGAAGCCAAGAAGTTGGAGGAAtttagagagaaacagaaagaagcAAGAAAGAAG GTGGAACAGCAGATGGACACATTGCAGAAGCAGAAGGCAACGCAGTACAAGAAGACCATGGAG TCCAAGAGGACCTACGAGCAGAAGTGTCGTGACAAAGAAGAGGCAGAACAAACCTTGAATCGCAGTGCCACCACCAGCAACACCAAACAGCAGGAGAAG CTGTATGCCAAATCACAGCAAGCCAAGCAGTCAGCAGAGGAAGCAG ACAGGATGTACAaccagagcgtgtgtgtgctcgcaaAGATTCGTCAGGACTGGCTGAAAGAGCACATCCACACGTGCCAG TTTCTGGAGAAGCAGGAAGTGGAGAGAATCAGTACTTTGAGGAACATCGTCTGGACACACCTTAACCACCTCTCCCAGCAGTGCGTCACCAGCGACGAG CTGTATGAGGAAGTCCGAAGATCTCTGGAGCAGTGTGACATTCAGGAGGACATTGAGCACTTCATCAACCTAAGGAGGACAGGAGACAAACCTCCAG CTCCCATACTATACGAGAACTTCTACACCAATCAGAGGACAGCACCAACTCGACAGCCACCATCCTTCAGCAG GAGAGGACCATTGCCTCTGCCAACTAACATAGAAG ATGACTTGGAATATACAAGTGTAGCTGACGCTGGATACAGTGTAATTCGATAG
- the sub1a gene encoding SUB1 regulator of transcription a, translated as MPKSKEVLSSTSNSDSESEPDTKAKRKKQATAEKPAKKQKSGESSKTSTASKSSSNKNENMFQIGKMRYVSVRDFKGKVLVDIREYWMDQEGEMKPGKKGISLSPEQWNQLKEQIDDIDDAVRRI; from the exons ATGCCCAAGTCAAAAGAAGTGCTGTCCTCGACCTCCAACAGTGATTCTGAAAGCGAACCTGACACAAAG GCCAAGAGGAAGAAGCAGGCCACGGCAGAAAAGCCAGCAAAGAAGCAGAAGAGCGGAGAGTCTTCGAAAACGTCCACTGCGTCCAAGAGCAGCAGCAATAAAAATGAGAACATGTTCCAG ATAGGAAAGATGAGGTACGTGAGCGTGAGAGACTTCAAAGGGAAGGTGCTTGTTGATATCCGCGAGTACTGGATGGACCAAGAAGGTGAAATGAAACCAGGAAAGAAAG GAATCTCCCTGAGCCCGGAGCAGTGGAACCAGCTGAAGGAGCAGATCGACGACATCGACGACGCCGTGAGGAGGATATAA